From a single Miscanthus floridulus cultivar M001 chromosome 8, ASM1932011v1, whole genome shotgun sequence genomic region:
- the LOC136475174 gene encoding putative F-box protein PP2-B12: protein MESTATAPATCEIARLPDDLLSASLARTGPLDACRAALVSPAFRSAADADAVWSSLLPRDLPQLADGELPADPQPTKKQLFMRLSDSARPVLLADGLTSMWLDRATAAKCYMLSARKLGIIWGDTPRYWRWIPLTDSRFPEGAELLDVCWLEIRGKIHCNMLSQNTTYATYMVFKMSDESYGLDYPLQLAEVSIGATKSTRQVCLGYDNEGEDGEEVPQNYRSFRPIGLFRPRVGRRNRRVPPGVQVQHPQTRADGCKEMEMGEFKNEEGEDGEVSISLMETRGGNWKKGLIVQGIEIRVKK, encoded by the exons ATGGAGTCCACGGCGACGGCGCCCGCCACCTGCGAGATCGCGCGCCTGCCGGACGACCTCCTGTCGGCGTCGCTGGCCCGGACGGGGCCGCTGGACGCCTGCCGCGCCGCCTTGGTCTCGCCGGCCTTCCGCTCCgcggccgacgccgacgccgtctGGTCCAGCCTCCTGCCGCGCGACCTGCCCCAGCTCGCCGACGGGGAGCTCCCCGCCGACCCGCAGCCCACCAAGAAGCAGCTCTTCATGCGCCTCTCCGACTCCGCCAGACCCGTCCTCCTCGCCGACGGCCTCACG AGCATGTGGCTGGACAGGGCCACCGCCGCCAAGTGCTACATGCTGTCCGCCAGGAAGCTGGGCATCATATGGGGCGACACGCCGCGGTACTGGCGCTGGATCCCTCTCACCGACTCCAG GTTCCCCGAAGGTGCAGAGCTCCTGGACGTTTGCTGGTTGGAAATCCGTGGCAAGATACATTGCAACATGCTCTCCCAAAACACCACTTATGCCACCTACATGGTGTTCAAGATGTCCGATGAATCCTATGGGCTAGACTATCCACTCCAGTTGGCTGAAGTTAGCATTGGGGCAACCAAATCCACTCGTCAGGTTTGCCTAGGATATGACAACGAGGGCGAGGACGGGGAAGAGGTGCCTCAGAATTACCGATCATTCAGACCAATTGGATTATTCAGACCAAGGGTAGGGAGAAGAAACCGTCGCGTGCCTCCTGGAGTGCAAGTACAGCACCCTCAGACAAGAGCTGACGGCTGTAAGGAGATGGAGATGGGTGAGTTCAAGAATGAAGAAGGTGAAGATGGCGAGGTGTCCATCAGTCTCATGGAGACCAGAGGCGGCAACTGGAAAAAAGGTCTTATTGTGCAGGGCATTGAGATCAGGGTGAAGAAATAA
- the LOC136478330 gene encoding glutathione reductase, cytosolic, which translates to MARKMLVDGEVAAVADAGQYDYDLFVIGAGSGGVRGSRFAASFGAKAAICELPFHPISSDWLGGHGGTCVIRGCVPKKILVYGASFSGEFEDSKNFGWEINGDINFNWKKLLENKTKEIVRLNGVYQRILTNAGVTMIEGAGSLVDAHTVEVSQPDGSKQRYTAKHILIATGSRAQRVNIPGKELAITSDEALSLEELPKRAVILGGGYIAVEFASIWRGMGAEVDLFYRKDLPLRGFEDEMRAVVASNLEGRGIKLHPGTNLSELSKTADGIKVVTDKGDELIADVVLFATGRTPNSQRLNLQAAGVEVDQIGAIKVDEYSRTSAPSVWAVGDVTNRINLTPVALMEATCFAKTVFGGQQVKPDHRDVPCAVFSIPPLSVVGLSEQQALEEANGDILVFTSSFNPMKNSISKRQEKTVMKLVVDAETDRVLGASMCGPDAPEIIQGIAIALKCGATKANFDSTVGIHPSAAEEFVTMRTVTRRVSPTSKPKTNL; encoded by the exons ATGGCGAGGAAGATGCTCGTCGACGGGGAGGTGGCGGCCGTCGCGGACGCCGGGCAGTACGACTACGATCTCTTCGTCATCGGGGCGGGCAGCGGCGGCGTTCGCGGCTCTCGCTTCGCCGCCTCCTTCGGAGCTAAG GCTGCAATTTGTGAGCTCCCATTCCACCCCATCAGCTCAGATTGGCTAGGAGGACATGGTGGGAC GTGTGTGATACGTGGTTGTGTACCCAAAAAGATACTTGTGTATGGTGCATCTTTCAGTGGAGAATTTGAG GATTCAAAGAATTTTGGGTGGGAGATTAATGGAGACATTAACTTCAATTGGAAAAAGTTATTGGAAAATAAG ACTAAAGAAATTGTTAGATTAAATGGAGTGTATCAGAGGATCCTTACCAACGCCGGTGTGACAATGATTGAAGGGGCAGGCAGTCTAGTTGATGCTCATACTGTTGAAGTTAGCCAGCCCGATGGTTCAAAGCAAAGGTATACAGCGAAGCACATTTTGATTGCGACTGGTAGCCGTGCTCAACGTGTCAACATACCTGGAAAG GAGCTGGCTATTACTTCAGATGAGGCCTTGAGCTTGGAGGAGCTTCCAAAGCGCGCTGTAATCCTCGGTGGCGG ATATATTGCTGTTGAATTTGCTTCTATCTGGAGGGGGATGGGTGCTGAAGTAGATTTGTTCTATCGAAAAGACCTTCCTCTAAG AGGTTTTGAGGATGAGATGAGAGCTGTTGTTGCAAGCAACCTTGAGGGAAGGGGAATCAAATTGCATCCAGGGACAAATCTGTCTGAG TTGAGTAAAACGGCTGATGGCATAAAAGTTGTAACTGATAAAGGAGACGAGCTCATTGCAGATGTTGTTCTATTTGCGACAG GGCGCACACCAAACTCCCAGAGACTGAACTTGCAAGCTGCAGGTGTCGAGGTTGACCAGATTGGGGCCATCAAG GTTGACGAATATTCTCGTACATCTGCTCCTAGTGTATGGGCTGTGGGTGATGTAACAAACCGGATCAATCTAACACCTGTTGCATTGATGGAGGCAACTTGCTTTGCC AAAACTGTGTTTGGTGGCCAGCAAGTTAAGCCTGATCACAGAGATGTTCCTTGTGCTGTTTTCTC CATTCCACCACTATCTGTAGTGGGCCTCAGCGAACAACAGGCCTTGGAGGAAGCCAATGGCGATATTCTTGTTTTCACCTCATCATTCAACCCAATGAAGAACAGCATATCCAA GCGTCAGGAGAAGACTGTCATGAAACTGGTAGTTGACGCTGAAACTGACAGAGTACTTGGTGCATCCATGTGTGGACCAGATGCACCTGAAATTATCCAG GGCATCGCTATTGCTCTTAAATGTGGAGCCACAAAAGCGAACTTCGACAGTACT GTCGGAATTCACCCTTCTGCTGCTGAAGAGTTTGTGACCATGCGGACCGTGACAAGGCGCGTGAGCCCGACATCCAAGCCAAAGACGAACTTGTAA